A single genomic interval of Spirosoma linguale DSM 74 harbors:
- a CDS encoding TonB-dependent receptor plug (PFAM: TonB-dependent receptor plug; TonB-dependent receptor; Cna B domain protein~KEGG: scl:sce0927 TonB-dependent receptor, putative), whose translation MKSKRIVFTLALALLAIQTAYAHLGTLTGTVFDGATHLPLQGVTVQLAGLGKTTFTDELGRYRFDKLVASPYKVEFSHVGYADLVQEITITDDQTTHVQTTLAVAPVTLRSVTVSALKANTQQLISNLDIRLRPITNSQEILRLVPGLFIGQHAGGGKAEQIFLRGFDLDHGTDIRLTVDGMPVNMVSHAHGQGYADLHFVIPELVEGVDFRKGPYTTDKGNLATAGWADFRTRTALDRSFVKLEMGQFNTYRAVAGLDLLGARGKANNQSAYLASEYSYSDSYFDNPQHFKRVNVLGKYHSHIGENTNLTVTASTFWSKWNHSGQIPDRAIASGLIGWFGSIDPTEGGETSRTNINAQLVTVTPRNHTIKNQFFYSNYNFELYSNFTFFLNDSLNGDQIRQKEHRNLFGYNGSYATRTNLGKTSWTTTLGAQYRQDMTHGTELSHTRNRIETLNQLKYGNVNEVNAALYADEVVQVSSRFSINAGVRVDYFRSQYEDLTSNPASTRRVTQAIVSPKLNFYYSLSPHVQLYVSTGKGFHSNDARVVTAQNGREILPGAYGSDAGIIFKPFPQLLVNAAAWYLYLKQEFVYVGDEGVVEPSGRSRRMGIDLSARYQITSHWFADIDLNTANPRSLDAEAGQNYLPLAPVFTSTGGVSLQTTHGLSGSLRYRYMADRPANEDNSIVARGYFVTDMQVNYTRQGGARKNYTIGLTVQNLLNTRWKETQFNTMSRLKGEAIPVEEIHFTPGTPFFVRLSLTYFW comes from the coding sequence ATGAAGTCAAAAAGAATCGTTTTCACACTCGCACTGGCTCTACTGGCTATTCAGACAGCGTATGCCCACCTGGGTACGCTTACCGGTACGGTGTTCGATGGCGCTACGCATCTGCCCCTACAGGGTGTGACCGTACAACTGGCCGGGTTAGGTAAAACAACGTTTACCGATGAACTGGGCCGCTACCGCTTCGATAAACTGGTGGCATCGCCTTATAAAGTCGAGTTTTCGCATGTGGGCTATGCCGACCTCGTGCAGGAGATTACCATTACGGATGACCAGACGACGCATGTGCAGACTACCCTGGCGGTGGCACCGGTGACCCTGCGTTCGGTAACCGTGTCGGCACTGAAGGCCAATACCCAGCAACTGATCAGTAACCTGGATATCCGACTGAGGCCCATCACCAACTCACAGGAAATTCTCCGGTTGGTACCTGGTTTATTTATAGGCCAGCACGCGGGCGGAGGGAAGGCCGAACAGATCTTTCTGCGGGGCTTCGATCTGGATCACGGCACCGACATTCGCCTAACGGTCGATGGGATGCCGGTTAATATGGTCTCTCATGCCCACGGACAGGGTTATGCCGATCTGCACTTCGTTATTCCCGAATTAGTTGAAGGTGTTGATTTCAGGAAAGGGCCTTATACCACCGATAAAGGCAATCTGGCAACGGCCGGCTGGGCCGATTTCCGCACACGCACCGCCCTGGATCGCTCCTTCGTTAAGCTGGAAATGGGGCAGTTCAACACGTACCGGGCGGTGGCCGGGCTGGATTTACTGGGCGCGCGTGGAAAAGCGAACAATCAATCGGCTTACCTGGCCTCCGAATACTCGTACAGCGACTCGTACTTCGATAATCCTCAGCATTTTAAACGAGTCAACGTGCTGGGAAAATACCATAGCCATATCGGAGAGAATACGAACCTGACGGTAACGGCTTCGACGTTCTGGAGCAAGTGGAATCATTCGGGTCAGATACCGGACCGGGCTATCGCATCGGGGCTGATTGGCTGGTTCGGGTCCATCGATCCGACCGAAGGGGGCGAAACAAGCCGGACGAACATCAACGCGCAACTCGTCACGGTAACGCCACGTAATCATACCATCAAGAACCAGTTTTTCTACAGCAATTACAATTTCGAACTATATTCCAACTTCACGTTCTTTCTCAACGACAGCCTTAACGGCGATCAGATCCGGCAGAAAGAGCATCGGAATCTATTTGGCTACAACGGCAGTTATGCCACCCGGACCAACCTCGGTAAAACCAGTTGGACAACGACCCTGGGCGCTCAGTACCGGCAGGACATGACCCACGGTACGGAATTATCGCATACCAGAAACCGGATAGAAACACTAAATCAGCTTAAGTACGGGAATGTCAACGAAGTTAATGCCGCCCTTTATGCCGATGAGGTCGTTCAGGTCTCCAGCCGATTCAGCATCAACGCGGGCGTTCGGGTCGATTATTTCCGTTCTCAATACGAAGACCTAACCAGTAACCCCGCATCAACCCGACGCGTAACGCAGGCCATTGTATCGCCCAAACTGAATTTTTACTACAGCCTTAGTCCGCATGTTCAATTGTATGTCAGTACGGGCAAGGGTTTCCATTCCAACGATGCCCGTGTGGTTACGGCCCAGAACGGACGGGAGATTTTGCCGGGTGCTTATGGGTCAGATGCGGGCATCATTTTCAAACCATTTCCTCAACTGCTCGTCAATGCAGCCGCCTGGTATTTGTACCTGAAGCAGGAATTCGTTTATGTTGGCGACGAGGGTGTGGTAGAACCCAGTGGCCGTTCGCGTCGAATGGGGATTGATCTATCGGCCCGGTATCAAATTACCAGCCATTGGTTTGCCGACATCGACCTGAATACAGCCAATCCGCGATCGCTTGACGCCGAAGCAGGTCAGAATTATTTACCCCTGGCACCGGTATTTACCTCAACCGGTGGGGTATCGCTGCAGACGACCCACGGATTAAGCGGCTCATTGCGCTATCGCTACATGGCCGACCGCCCCGCCAATGAAGACAATTCGATTGTGGCCAGGGGCTATTTTGTAACGGACATGCAGGTGAATTACACCCGGCAGGGAGGTGCCCGAAAAAACTATACCATTGGCTTAACCGTTCAAAATCTACTGAATACGCGCTGGAAAGAAACGCAGTTTAACACCATGAGCCGCCTGAAGGGGGAAGCCATTCCAGTCGAAGAGATTCACTTTACGCCGGGTACGCCCTTCTTTGTCCGGCTGAGCCTGACTTACTTCTGGTAA
- a CDS encoding conserved hypothetical protein (KEGG: rso:RS04804 hypothetical protein), with amino-acid sequence MNVTSFLENQSTNTNSRLSGWLLVFVTLMVALGQPERATAHPMPNSVVQLSVHPHRIDAELQIPLFELQSAWGHAVNDSSAGLVARLGPQLRAYLKTHIRPQSPDGRFWTVSVGQMTVHETQNPVNGVYRELTAQVQMIPPAGNDVRQFKFYYDVVLHQVMTHVILVSVRQDWERGQLAEAEPVQVGTISLDIVNNRILPLPVNLASGGQLTGFIAMIKLGTQHIAEGTDHLLFLLVLLLPAPLLRAGQRWGRFGGVRYSSKRLLLIVTAFTAGHSLTLLLGSLAARYPEWAGLPAQPVEVLIALSILVSAVHAVRPIFAGREAWIAAGFGLIHGLAFASVLTNLQLDAGPMALSILGFNLGIELMQLFIILLVIPWLLLLSRTPSYAIVRLTGAFLAGIAALAWIAERVSGQSNSLTRGIEEVVGYAAYGLIGLVVLSLYLTWRTRKLIDFPGL; translated from the coding sequence ATGAACGTAACGTCTTTTTTGGAAAATCAATCAACAAATACCAACAGCCGTCTATCGGGATGGCTGTTGGTATTTGTTACCCTGATGGTAGCCCTGGGCCAGCCCGAACGGGCTACCGCCCATCCCATGCCGAACTCGGTGGTACAGCTCAGCGTTCACCCCCACCGCATCGACGCCGAGTTGCAGATTCCGCTCTTCGAGCTGCAATCGGCCTGGGGTCATGCCGTAAACGATTCGTCGGCGGGACTAGTGGCGCGTTTGGGCCCTCAGTTGCGGGCCTACCTCAAAACACACATTCGCCCACAAAGCCCGGACGGGCGTTTCTGGACGGTATCGGTTGGGCAGATGACCGTTCATGAAACCCAGAACCCGGTTAACGGGGTATACCGCGAATTGACCGCGCAGGTACAGATGATTCCTCCGGCGGGCAACGATGTGCGGCAGTTTAAGTTCTATTACGATGTGGTATTGCATCAGGTAATGACCCATGTCATTCTGGTGTCGGTACGTCAGGACTGGGAGCGCGGGCAACTAGCCGAAGCCGAGCCGGTACAGGTCGGCACAATTAGCCTCGATATCGTCAACAACCGTATTCTGCCGTTGCCCGTCAACCTGGCATCGGGAGGCCAATTGACCGGCTTTATTGCCATGATTAAACTGGGTACGCAGCACATTGCAGAAGGTACGGATCATTTACTTTTTTTACTGGTGCTGCTTTTGCCTGCTCCGCTGCTCCGCGCCGGGCAGCGTTGGGGGCGGTTTGGTGGAGTTCGGTACAGTTCGAAACGGCTGCTGCTGATTGTCACGGCCTTTACCGCAGGGCATTCCCTGACGCTGCTGCTGGGATCGCTGGCAGCCAGGTATCCCGAATGGGCTGGGTTACCAGCGCAGCCGGTCGAAGTTCTGATTGCCCTGTCGATTTTGGTATCCGCCGTTCATGCGGTACGACCCATTTTTGCGGGTCGTGAAGCCTGGATTGCTGCCGGTTTCGGCCTTATTCACGGGCTGGCGTTTGCCAGCGTGCTGACAAATCTTCAACTGGATGCAGGCCCAATGGCGCTGAGTATTCTGGGCTTTAATCTGGGCATCGAACTCATGCAGCTCTTTATCATTTTGCTGGTAATTCCGTGGCTACTCCTGCTGAGCCGTACCCCTTCCTACGCGATTGTCCGGCTGACGGGGGCATTTCTGGCGGGGATTGCTGCCCTTGCCTGGATAGCTGAGCGTGTATCCGGCCAGAGTAACAGCCTGACCAGAGGTATCGAAGAAGTCGTCGGTTATGCAGCCTATGGACTTATTGGCCTGGTCGTATTATCGCTCTACCTGACCTGGCGTACCAGGAAACTGATTGACTTTCCGGGACTATGA
- a CDS encoding conserved hypothetical protein (KEGG: rso:RS04803 hypothetical protein): protein MKTNNLTVVLLILLGASSFFPSCKSTDVDTSSSTGSTTGSTTGSTTNNSSSITTTLSATATTTTCASTGVAQIVCLAEAFKATLSSTQQSTLQLTYTKANAQKWSNLPAGMSARNGINLGSLSDAQLAAFRNLMVAVLTLNTTNEGYDEMIGNLVADDYLNTIGGGSTYGAGNYYISFLGTPSASSLWAILFTGHHYTQPFTFNGGVSTGVTPAFRGTEPQAAVTAGNRTYAAFEQERVAFANLLTGLSTTEQATAKLSGTYNDLVLGPGQDGKFPATKSGLQVGSLSSDKQTLVLNAIKLYVNDLDANLAAAVLTKYTTELANTYVAFSGTTAMSSQGDYVRIDGPSVWIEFSYQGGVIIRNTPHSHSVWRDHTTDYGGN from the coding sequence ATGAAGACAAACAATTTAACAGTCGTTCTGCTCATACTCCTGGGAGCCAGCAGTTTCTTCCCATCCTGCAAATCAACGGATGTCGACACCAGCAGTTCAACGGGCTCGACAACGGGTTCAACGACGGGCTCCACAACGAACAACTCCAGCTCGATCACGACTACGCTGTCGGCCACGGCCACCACAACGACTTGTGCATCAACGGGCGTCGCGCAAATTGTCTGCCTGGCCGAAGCCTTCAAGGCCACCCTGAGCAGTACCCAGCAGTCGACCCTGCAACTGACCTATACGAAAGCTAATGCTCAGAAATGGTCCAACCTGCCCGCAGGTATGTCGGCTCGCAATGGTATCAACCTGGGTTCACTCAGCGATGCACAGCTGGCCGCTTTTCGCAATCTGATGGTCGCCGTACTGACGCTGAACACAACGAACGAAGGGTATGATGAAATGATCGGGAACCTGGTCGCTGATGATTATCTGAACACAATCGGTGGCGGCTCTACTTATGGAGCGGGCAATTACTACATTTCGTTTTTGGGCACACCCAGTGCTTCCAGCCTGTGGGCAATTTTGTTCACCGGTCACCACTATACCCAGCCTTTCACCTTCAATGGCGGGGTAAGTACGGGCGTTACACCTGCTTTCCGGGGCACCGAGCCCCAGGCGGCCGTGACGGCTGGCAACCGAACCTATGCAGCTTTCGAACAGGAGCGGGTGGCCTTTGCCAATCTGCTAACGGGCCTGAGTACAACCGAACAGGCAACAGCCAAGCTGTCAGGCACGTACAACGATCTGGTACTCGGGCCGGGTCAGGATGGTAAATTTCCCGCGACCAAATCGGGTTTACAGGTAGGCAGCCTAAGCAGCGACAAGCAGACACTGGTGCTGAATGCCATCAAGCTCTACGTCAATGATCTGGATGCGAACCTTGCAGCAGCGGTACTAACCAAATACACCACAGAACTGGCCAACACCTATGTCGCTTTTTCGGGTACGACGGCCATGAGTTCACAGGGCGATTATGTCAGGATTGACGGACCCAGTGTCTGGATCGAATTTTCGTATCAGGGCGGGGTCATCATCCGGAATACCCCCCACTCCCACTCCGTCTGGCGCGACCATACGACCGATTATGGCGGCAACTAG
- a CDS encoding two component transcriptional regulator, LytTR family (PFAM: LytTr DNA-binding region; response regulator receiver~SMART: response regulator receiver~KEGG: hypothetical protein): protein MKAIALDDERPALDVIDAFCSRIDSVDLVKTFTRTGEARLYLETNPVDLIFLDINMPKESGLDFSKSISRQTLVIFTTAYSEYALESYEVEAVDYLLKPYTFDRFAKAVQRAHSRWHSRQQTDNQETAEPKQLFFRADYGLVKVTVSDIIFIEGLDNYLKIHLREASPVVLRLTLKAMLDELPAGKFIRVHRSFIVAFDKIQSIRSKMIVIGDEEIPIGSSYEKEFFSLFMK, encoded by the coding sequence ATGAAAGCCATCGCACTCGACGACGAACGTCCGGCCCTCGATGTCATTGACGCCTTCTGTAGCCGCATCGACTCGGTTGACCTCGTAAAAACGTTCACCCGCACCGGAGAAGCTCGTTTGTATCTGGAAACGAACCCAGTCGATTTGATCTTTTTAGACATCAACATGCCTAAAGAGTCGGGGTTGGATTTTTCCAAATCCATCTCCCGGCAAACCCTCGTTATCTTCACCACAGCTTATAGCGAATATGCGCTGGAGAGCTACGAGGTAGAAGCTGTCGATTATCTGCTGAAACCGTATACCTTCGACCGCTTTGCCAAAGCGGTGCAGCGTGCCCACAGCCGGTGGCATAGTCGTCAGCAAACAGATAACCAGGAAACGGCCGAACCCAAACAGCTCTTTTTCCGGGCTGATTATGGCCTGGTGAAGGTTACTGTTTCCGATATTATCTTCATTGAAGGACTGGATAACTACCTGAAGATCCATTTACGGGAAGCGTCCCCGGTTGTTTTGCGGCTTACCTTAAAAGCTATGCTGGACGAGTTACCAGCCGGAAAATTTATCCGCGTTCACCGGTCATTTATCGTTGCCTTCGACAAAATTCAGTCGATTCGCAGTAAAATGATAGTAATAGGAGACGAGGAAATCCCCATTGGCAGCAGCTACGAGAAAGAATTCTTCAGCCTTTTTATGAAATAA
- a CDS encoding signal transduction histidine kinase, LytS (PFAM: histidine kinase internal region~KEGG: pat:Patl_1150 signal transduction histidine kinase, LytS) — MANWLRAHSTHVLIGLALAILPLIYCVYAGVSWSPLRPHEHLVQNGLAYIFLVLFSYLNHTQFVPRWFLTKRYRQYVLIAVSCILAAVYLPYRIEQWFYFKVPPENTPLAWARQLFVEEMMLPKPAGLSHQSHFHEHNHPSESFDKQQSPIGHPVDTGHGGHHGPPFTLLLPVKLAIFFLLGSVSTLISISFLTASRLHQIENDQLQAELRQLKAQIQPHFLFNTLNSIYALAIRQDEQTADTIVKLSEFMRYIIRDAHRDKVALDKELSYIANYIDLQKARLRDAVQLNYQLEGNGQQLEIAPLLLFSFIENAFKYGVSPDEESPIDIHLRIENDSLHLYVANKKVAINQFENSTGVGLKNAGERLRLLYPGAHQLTIDNDATDFRVHLTLTLS; from the coding sequence ATGGCTAACTGGTTAAGAGCCCACAGCACCCATGTATTAATTGGCCTTGCGCTGGCAATTTTACCGCTGATTTACTGCGTATATGCGGGCGTAAGCTGGTCTCCCCTACGACCGCACGAACACCTGGTACAGAATGGACTGGCCTATATCTTTCTCGTTCTGTTCTCTTACCTTAACCACACGCAATTTGTACCCCGCTGGTTTCTGACCAAACGATACCGGCAATATGTACTTATAGCGGTGAGCTGTATACTGGCCGCGGTCTATCTGCCGTATCGTATCGAGCAATGGTTTTACTTCAAAGTGCCTCCTGAAAATACGCCACTGGCCTGGGCCCGACAACTCTTTGTGGAGGAAATGATGTTGCCAAAGCCCGCTGGCCTGTCGCACCAATCGCATTTCCATGAGCATAACCACCCTTCTGAGTCATTTGATAAACAGCAGTCGCCAATAGGCCATCCCGTCGATACAGGACACGGCGGTCACCACGGTCCACCGTTTACGCTGCTACTCCCGGTAAAGCTGGCCATCTTTTTCTTACTGGGCAGTGTTAGTACCCTCATTTCCATCTCTTTTCTTACCGCCAGCCGACTTCATCAGATTGAGAACGACCAGTTACAGGCCGAACTTCGCCAACTCAAAGCGCAGATACAACCGCATTTTCTGTTTAACACGCTCAACAGCATTTACGCACTGGCCATTCGTCAGGATGAACAGACCGCCGATACGATCGTCAAGCTCTCGGAGTTTATGCGCTACATCATTCGCGATGCCCACCGGGATAAAGTAGCACTGGACAAGGAGTTAAGCTACATTGCCAACTACATTGACCTTCAGAAAGCCCGGCTACGCGATGCCGTTCAGCTCAACTACCAGTTGGAGGGCAACGGGCAGCAACTGGAAATTGCCCCGTTGCTACTCTTCTCATTCATTGAAAACGCATTTAAGTACGGGGTAAGCCCCGACGAGGAATCACCGATCGATATTCATTTACGCATAGAGAATGATAGTTTACACCTTTACGTAGCCAACAAAAAAGTGGCGATCAATCAGTTCGAAAACTCTACAGGTGTGGGCTTAAAAAACGCCGGAGAACGCTTACGACTTCTGTATCCGGGAGCTCATCAGCTAACCATCGACAATGACGCGACCGACTTTCGTGTCCATCTTACCCTTACATTATCCTGA
- a CDS encoding NAD-dependent epimerase/dehydratase (PFAM: NAD-dependent epimerase/dehydratase~KEGG: tau:Tola_1399 NAD-dependent epimerase/dehydratase), with the protein MKLALIGASGFVGSAVLEEALTRGHSVTAIVRHPEKITVGHENLNIQLGDVYDTAAVAELVAGHDAVVNAFNAGWTNPNLYDDFLRGSEAIQNGTEQSGVKRLLVVGGAGSLEVAPGVQLVDTPQFPAAYKPGATAARDYLSHLRQNTTLDWTFLSPAINLAPGERTGTFRLGTDQPVFDDKGENNISVADLAVAIINELEQPQFIQKRFTVGY; encoded by the coding sequence ATGAAACTTGCCTTAATTGGAGCATCCGGCTTTGTTGGCTCTGCCGTTCTGGAAGAAGCCCTGACCCGTGGTCATAGCGTGACAGCCATTGTTCGCCACCCCGAAAAAATCACCGTTGGTCACGAAAACCTTAATATTCAGCTGGGCGACGTATATGATACCGCTGCTGTTGCTGAGCTGGTTGCGGGGCATGATGCCGTTGTCAACGCATTTAACGCAGGCTGGACGAACCCAAACCTCTACGATGATTTTCTGAGAGGGTCGGAAGCGATTCAAAACGGCACTGAACAGTCGGGGGTTAAACGGCTTTTGGTGGTTGGTGGCGCGGGAAGTCTGGAAGTGGCGCCGGGTGTTCAGTTAGTCGATACACCTCAGTTTCCGGCAGCGTACAAGCCGGGCGCTACGGCCGCCCGTGATTACCTCAGCCATTTACGCCAGAATACAACCCTCGACTGGACATTCCTGAGCCCGGCCATCAATCTGGCACCCGGCGAGCGGACCGGTACATTTCGCTTGGGCACCGACCAGCCCGTTTTCGATGACAAAGGCGAGAACAATATATCCGTAGCTGATCTGGCGGTAGCCATTATCAACGAACTGGAGCAGCCGCAGTTTATTCAGAAACGATTTACGGTTGGCTATTGA
- a CDS encoding transcriptional regulator, BadM/Rrf2 family (PFAM: protein of unknown function UPF0074~KEGG: bph:Bphy_1756 BadM/Rrf2 family transcriptional regulator), translating into MTGRFAISMHILTLLAKANGEWLPSDLLAGSININPVLVRKELINLRNKGLVVSREGKYGGSMLAKSAAQIRVSDVFLATRQGAFLGTSRNDPNPNCPVGKQINQHLDGLYQEAEEALLHKLGDTTLADFSRRFD; encoded by the coding sequence ATGACCGGACGATTCGCCATATCGATGCACATACTAACGCTGCTGGCAAAGGCCAACGGCGAATGGCTGCCGTCTGACCTGCTGGCGGGTAGCATAAACATCAATCCGGTACTTGTTCGCAAAGAGCTTATAAACCTCCGCAACAAGGGGTTGGTTGTTAGCCGGGAAGGGAAGTATGGGGGAAGTATGCTGGCAAAATCAGCCGCTCAAATTCGTGTATCGGATGTTTTCCTGGCCACACGTCAGGGCGCTTTCCTGGGAACATCCCGCAACGACCCAAATCCAAACTGTCCGGTTGGCAAACAGATTAACCAACATCTGGATGGTTTGTATCAGGAAGCCGAAGAGGCCCTCCTTCACAAACTGGGCGATACCACACTGGCGGATTTCAGTCGTCGATTCGACTAA
- a CDS encoding conserved hypothetical protein (KEGG: bra:BRADO1899 hypothetical protein), with protein sequence MKLVIMPTEPPANRNRLVYALLVVCTLLTGLASRHFFSDVPFIKSYVGDALWALMVYFGLAFLFTTWSVNRLALATLVFSFGIEISQLYHAPWIDSIRATHLGGLVLGFAFVWSDLLCYSVGVLLGVAIEVYILPIQFRLARKSG encoded by the coding sequence ATGAAGCTAGTTATAATGCCCACCGAACCGCCTGCCAATCGAAACCGACTGGTTTACGCACTACTTGTAGTCTGCACCCTACTTACCGGATTGGCGTCGAGACACTTCTTTAGCGATGTACCGTTCATTAAAAGCTACGTTGGCGACGCCTTATGGGCGCTGATGGTCTATTTTGGATTGGCTTTCCTATTCACTACATGGTCAGTAAACAGGCTGGCCCTCGCAACACTAGTATTCTCATTTGGCATAGAAATCAGCCAGTTGTACCATGCCCCCTGGATTGATAGTATTCGGGCTACCCATCTGGGTGGGCTGGTGCTGGGCTTTGCCTTCGTCTGGAGCGACTTGCTTTGCTACAGCGTAGGAGTCTTGTTAGGTGTGGCTATTGAGGTTTATATACTCCCGATTCAGTTTAGACTAGCCCGGAAATCTGGTTAA
- a CDS encoding Nitrilase/cyanide hydratase and apolipoprotein N- acyltransferase (PFAM: Nitrilase/cyanide hydratase and apolipoprotein N-acyltransferase; GCN5-related N- acetyltransferase~KEGG: tdn:Suden_0615 nitrilase/cyanide hydratase and apolipoprotein N-acyltransferase) — MHIQTRTLQKEDYHDLKEVMIEVYSGIGGDYWPKSSITKLLSIFPEGQFCVEVDGKVVAIALSIRVQYAQFGDNHTYHEITGGYTFKTHSDEGDYMYGIEVFVHPDYRDLRLGRRLYDARKELCEQLNLKGILAGGRIPNYNKYADELSPREYIAKVKQKEIYDPTLTFQLSNDFHVRKVLRGYLPGDSESKEYATLLEWINIYYVAEKDKKPHTDSIIRLGVIQWQMRLFKNLNAFLEQVEFFANAVSDYRADFMVLPEFFNTPLMADFNDLPEPVAIRKLADFTEAVRDKLCELAISYNVNIVGGSMPLVDTDGKLYNVAYLCRRDGSFEEYRKIHITPNEVKHYGMVGGYEIRAFDTDCGKIGMLICYDVEFPELGRILAQQGMQILFVPFLTDTQNGYSRVRHCAQARAIENECYVAISGCVGNLPRVQNMDINYAQSAVFTPSDFQFPTNAVKAEATTNTEMVLIADVDLSLLKELHEHGSVQVLKDRRTDLYDVTLKKAAKKAMKQKKASPDNDPEQVAPIIVVSEVNG; from the coding sequence ATGCATATTCAAACCAGAACATTACAGAAAGAAGACTACCATGACCTGAAAGAGGTTATGATTGAAGTCTACAGCGGCATTGGTGGCGACTATTGGCCCAAAAGCTCAATTACAAAACTCCTCAGTATTTTTCCGGAGGGTCAGTTTTGTGTAGAAGTCGATGGAAAAGTAGTAGCAATCGCCCTATCTATACGAGTGCAATACGCTCAGTTTGGTGATAACCATACGTACCACGAAATTACGGGCGGGTATACCTTCAAAACTCACTCCGACGAAGGTGATTACATGTATGGCATCGAGGTGTTCGTTCACCCGGACTACCGCGACCTTCGCCTTGGCCGACGCCTGTACGACGCCCGAAAAGAACTTTGCGAGCAACTGAATCTGAAGGGTATCCTGGCCGGAGGGCGCATTCCGAACTACAATAAATACGCCGACGAGCTGAGCCCGCGCGAGTACATCGCGAAGGTGAAGCAGAAGGAGATTTATGACCCCACGCTCACCTTTCAGCTGTCGAACGATTTCCACGTCCGGAAGGTATTACGCGGCTACCTCCCCGGCGATTCCGAATCAAAGGAATACGCGACCCTACTGGAGTGGATCAACATTTATTACGTTGCAGAGAAAGACAAAAAGCCGCATACGGATTCGATTATCCGGCTGGGTGTCATTCAATGGCAAATGCGGTTGTTCAAAAACCTGAATGCATTTTTGGAACAGGTTGAGTTCTTCGCCAATGCCGTCAGTGATTACAGGGCTGATTTTATGGTGCTGCCGGAGTTTTTCAACACGCCCCTGATGGCCGACTTTAACGATCTGCCTGAGCCGGTGGCTATTCGTAAACTGGCCGATTTTACGGAAGCTGTTCGCGACAAACTCTGCGAACTGGCCATCTCTTATAATGTCAACATCGTAGGTGGCAGCATGCCGCTCGTCGATACGGACGGCAAACTCTATAACGTTGCCTACCTCTGCCGACGCGACGGCTCGTTTGAAGAGTACCGCAAAATTCACATCACACCTAACGAAGTAAAACATTACGGCATGGTGGGGGGCTACGAGATTCGGGCATTCGACACGGACTGCGGTAAAATTGGCATGTTGATCTGCTACGATGTCGAATTTCCGGAGCTGGGACGGATTCTGGCCCAACAGGGAATGCAAATCCTGTTCGTCCCCTTCCTGACCGACACCCAGAATGGCTACTCACGCGTTCGGCACTGCGCCCAGGCGAGGGCCATCGAAAACGAGTGCTATGTGGCTATTTCGGGCTGTGTGGGCAACCTGCCCCGTGTTCAGAATATGGACATCAACTACGCGCAATCGGCGGTGTTTACCCCATCCGACTTCCAGTTCCCAACGAATGCGGTCAAAGCCGAAGCCACGACCAACACCGAAATGGTGCTCATAGCCGACGTAGATTTAAGTCTATTGAAGGAACTGCACGAACATGGCTCGGTGCAGGTGTTAAAAGACCGCCGGACTGATTTGTACGATGTGACGCTAAAAAAAGCGGCCAAGAAAGCCATGAAGCAGAAAAAAGCGTCGCCCGATAACGACCCGGAACAAGTCGCACCCATCATAGTGGTGTCGGAGGTTAATGGTTAA